A single genomic interval of Mucilaginibacter boryungensis harbors:
- the guaB gene encoding IMP dehydrogenase: protein MHPPDSSKFIAEGLTYDDVLLVPAYSEVLPREVNTQSYITKKIKLNIPIVSAAMDTVTEAQMAIAIAQMGGLGMLHKNMSIAAQADEVRKVKRSESGMIQDPVTLHEGALVGEAAKIMKDNGIGGIPVVDVGGILKGIITNRDLRFQKDMSIAVTEVMTKTNLITAPKGTTLAQAQEILQSHKIEKLPVVDDAGKLIGLITYRDIQKLKNYPAACKDEHGRLRVGAAVGVTADTIDRVDALVKAGVDVIAIDTAHGHSKGVIDKLKEVKAKYPNLQVIAGNIATGEAARALAQAGADAVKVGIGPGSICTTRIIAGVGVPQLYAVYECAQALKGTGIPVIADGGIKHTGDIAKAIAAGASTIMAGSLFAGVEESPGESIIYEGRRFKSYRGMGSIEAMEQGSKDRYFQDVEDDIKKLVPEGIVGRVPYKGTLTEVIYQYVGGLRASMGYCGAKDIEALQQAQFVRITASGIRESHPHDITITKEAPNYTR, encoded by the coding sequence ATGCACCCACCAGATTCCTCAAAATTTATTGCCGAAGGTTTAACGTACGACGACGTATTGCTTGTACCGGCCTATTCTGAAGTTTTACCACGCGAGGTAAATACGCAAAGCTACATCACCAAAAAGATAAAACTTAATATCCCCATCGTATCTGCCGCAATGGATACCGTTACCGAGGCGCAAATGGCTATTGCTATTGCCCAGATGGGTGGCTTAGGTATGCTGCATAAAAACATGAGCATTGCCGCCCAGGCCGATGAGGTGAGGAAGGTAAAGCGGTCTGAAAGTGGCATGATACAGGATCCGGTTACCCTGCACGAAGGGGCATTGGTAGGCGAGGCCGCCAAAATTATGAAGGATAATGGCATAGGCGGTATCCCGGTGGTAGACGTCGGCGGTATACTGAAAGGCATTATCACCAACCGCGACCTGCGTTTTCAAAAAGACATGAGCATAGCGGTTACCGAGGTGATGACCAAAACCAACCTGATCACAGCCCCCAAAGGCACAACTTTGGCCCAGGCGCAGGAAATATTGCAAAGCCACAAAATTGAAAAATTACCGGTTGTGGATGATGCAGGCAAACTGATTGGGCTGATCACTTACCGCGATATTCAAAAACTAAAAAATTATCCTGCTGCCTGTAAAGATGAACACGGCCGCCTGCGCGTTGGTGCTGCTGTAGGTGTTACAGCCGATACGATAGACAGGGTGGATGCTTTGGTAAAGGCCGGTGTGGATGTAATTGCTATTGATACCGCCCACGGGCACTCTAAAGGGGTAATAGATAAACTAAAAGAAGTAAAAGCGAAATATCCAAACTTGCAGGTAATTGCAGGTAATATAGCTACCGGCGAAGCTGCCCGTGCGCTGGCCCAGGCCGGCGCCGACGCGGTTAAAGTGGGCATAGGCCCCGGCTCTATCTGTACTACCCGTATTATTGCCGGTGTAGGGGTGCCGCAGTTATATGCCGTTTATGAATGTGCGCAAGCGCTGAAAGGTACCGGCATCCCCGTAATTGCGGATGGTGGTATTAAACATACCGGCGACATTGCCAAAGCAATTGCTGCCGGCGCCAGTACTATTATGGCAGGTTCGCTATTTGCAGGTGTTGAAGAATCACCGGGCGAAAGCATTATATATGAAGGCCGCCGGTTTAAATCGTACCGCGGTATGGGTTCGATAGAGGCGATGGAGCAAGGTTCAAAAGACCGCTATTTCCAGGATGTAGAGGATGATATTAAAAAACTGGTCCCTGAAGGTATTGTAGGCCGCGTACCGTATAAAGGTACCCTTACCGAGGTAATATACCAGTATGTTGGCGGTTTGCGTGCCAGTATGGGTTATTGCGGCGCTAAGGATATTGAAGCCTTGCAACAGGCGCAGTTTGTACGCATTACCGCATCAGGTATCCGCGAAAGCCACCCGCATGATATTACCATTACTAAAGAAGCGCCGAATTACACGCGTTAG